A genomic stretch from Pirellulales bacterium includes:
- a CDS encoding GNAT family protein has product MPSELADEAIALRVPCQDDVAAMVEAVRSSLDDLMRWTSWCHADYEAEDAVKFLRRVDSERFEDRAYDYFIADATQSRLLGGCGLYHVDRTTGCASLGYWVRRDAAGRGHATRAARLLVRFGLVDLDLTRIEILVATENLASQRVAEKIGATREGVLRNRLVLKGRPTDAVVFSLIPADL; this is encoded by the coding sequence ATGCCTAGCGAACTTGCCGACGAAGCGATCGCGTTGCGCGTTCCATGCCAAGACGACGTCGCGGCCATGGTCGAAGCGGTGCGTAGTTCGCTCGACGACTTGATGCGTTGGACCTCGTGGTGCCATGCCGACTACGAGGCCGAGGACGCGGTGAAGTTTTTGCGCCGCGTCGATAGCGAGCGTTTCGAGGACCGGGCGTACGACTATTTCATCGCCGATGCAACGCAATCCCGGCTACTCGGTGGATGCGGCCTGTATCACGTCGATCGAACGACCGGATGCGCCAGTCTTGGCTATTGGGTAAGACGAGATGCGGCCGGCCGCGGGCATGCAACCCGGGCCGCTCGGCTGCTAGTCCGTTTCGGGCTGGTGGATCTCGACCTGACGCGAATCGAAATCCTGGTCGCCACCGAAAACCTGGCCAGCCAACGCGTCGCGGAAAAGATCGGAGCCACGCGCGAGGGCGTGCTGCGCAATCGGCTAGTTTTAAAGGGCAGGCCGACGGATGCCGTGGTCTTCTCGTTAATCCCTGCCGACCTGTAG
- a CDS encoding carboxypeptidase-like regulatory domain-containing protein, whose product MRRFIPLSVFLALVSLATLTLANEPQVAPDRLVGMLVDVQGKPLAGARLLRQSLKGGAWDATCETDAQGRFELRMGAGDPFHAGSMESVQVETTSGMHFETNFVIAEKLTEVRLPTIVNPGLAAPSNIDTDELAGRVVDEQGTPLEGVAVQTWGESSHKAMTSKDGTFRIQRLERNRTVAVRFFKAGYSPEMFVHQPTGKPGLVVALGKRTFLTGVVRDAEGDIVSHARLKAIQSDKHADQGMVPGMSTHTVTNETGEFHMFLQPDAYDFQIIAGERGIERLSQQAIHAGANKLDFTLRPGIAFRAVVVDAHSGEPIPDVRIRSSDQKEPVGRSNADGLVIIPNLLPGHLEVEVQAPGYARWWSEQCTNELSRRHFEIENPRWQRNFNYLHFNVVAAMPTAKIELERAVRVRGTVIDPEGNPVEGATVAPALSGSGGSISGDTRLTVRTGPEGRFELFLPASNQAQYNLMAHDGSYGEQRTWANGVLPPVSTKPGAELNDVQLQLTRPGTIRGKVVDENGKPIPLCNIEAHATDGLENRMFVPTTTASEDGTFELKCVRATTQKVRARWRAGEWFDEATPVEVAVVAGETADVQLTAIPLAERPVRAKVLGQSGTYIEFKMPKELERQLKKK is encoded by the coding sequence GTGCGCCGATTCATTCCACTGTCCGTTTTCTTAGCCCTGGTGAGCCTGGCAACGCTCACCCTAGCCAATGAACCGCAGGTCGCGCCGGATCGGCTGGTCGGCATGCTTGTCGACGTGCAGGGTAAACCGTTAGCCGGCGCCCGGCTTCTGCGCCAGAGCCTCAAAGGCGGAGCGTGGGACGCCACTTGCGAAACGGATGCGCAGGGGCGCTTCGAACTCCGCATGGGTGCCGGTGACCCGTTTCATGCGGGGAGTATGGAATCGGTGCAGGTCGAAACGACTTCCGGCATGCACTTCGAAACGAACTTTGTTATCGCTGAAAAACTCACCGAGGTACGCCTTCCGACGATCGTGAATCCTGGGCTCGCAGCACCGAGCAACATCGACACGGATGAGTTGGCGGGGCGGGTCGTCGACGAGCAGGGCACCCCGCTAGAAGGAGTTGCCGTACAGACCTGGGGCGAAAGCTCGCATAAAGCTATGACGAGCAAAGACGGAACGTTTCGCATCCAGCGACTGGAGCGAAATCGAACGGTTGCCGTCCGTTTCTTTAAAGCCGGTTATTCACCGGAAATGTTTGTCCATCAACCGACGGGTAAACCCGGTCTGGTAGTCGCGCTCGGCAAACGGACGTTTTTGACCGGCGTCGTACGCGACGCTGAGGGGGATATCGTCTCACACGCTCGGCTGAAAGCGATTCAAAGCGATAAGCATGCGGATCAAGGAATGGTTCCGGGTATGTCCACCCACACCGTGACAAATGAAACCGGTGAGTTTCACATGTTCCTACAGCCCGACGCCTACGACTTTCAGATCATCGCTGGCGAGCGCGGGATTGAAAGGCTTTCACAGCAGGCTATCCATGCCGGCGCCAACAAATTGGATTTCACGCTACGGCCGGGTATTGCCTTCCGCGCTGTCGTCGTTGACGCCCACAGCGGTGAGCCAATCCCGGACGTCCGCATCCGGTCCAGCGATCAAAAGGAACCGGTCGGGCGATCTAACGCGGATGGGTTGGTCATCATCCCCAATTTGCTGCCGGGCCATCTCGAGGTCGAAGTCCAGGCTCCTGGCTATGCACGCTGGTGGTCCGAGCAATGCACGAACGAATTAAGCCGACGCCACTTCGAAATCGAGAATCCGCGATGGCAACGCAACTTTAACTATCTGCATTTCAACGTTGTCGCGGCGATGCCGACCGCGAAGATCGAGCTCGAGCGGGCTGTCCGCGTTCGTGGTACCGTCATCGACCCTGAAGGAAATCCGGTAGAAGGCGCCACCGTCGCCCCCGCGTTAAGCGGCTCGGGCGGATCGATCAGTGGCGATACCCGTCTCACAGTTCGCACCGGACCCGAGGGTAGATTCGAGCTTTTCCTGCCGGCCAGCAATCAGGCGCAATACAACCTGATGGCGCATGACGGATCGTATGGTGAGCAACGCACTTGGGCCAACGGCGTGCTGCCGCCCGTCTCGACCAAGCCGGGGGCTGAACTCAACGACGTCCAATTACAGCTCACCCGACCAGGCACGATTCGTGGCAAGGTTGTTGATGAAAATGGCAAGCCGATTCCTTTGTGCAATATCGAAGCGCATGCGACCGACGGGCTGGAGAATCGCATGTTCGTGCCCACGACGACGGCGAGCGAGGATGGAACTTTTGAGCTAAAATGCGTCCGCGCCACGACGCAGAAGGTTCGCGCCCGCTGGCGCGCTGGCGAATGGTTTGACGAAGCGACTCCTGTGGAGGTTGCAGTCGTGGCCGGAGAAACGGCCGACGTCCAACTTACCGCGATTCCGCTGGCAGAACGTCCGGTGCGGGCCAAAGTTTTGGGGCAGTCGGGCACCTACATCGAGTTCAAAATGCCGAAGGAACTCGAGAGGCAGTTAAAGAAAAAGTGA
- a CDS encoding Gfo/Idh/MocA family oxidoreductase, translated as MNRRKFLATSSAALAATAISPVALRAARSPNEKFTLGVMGLNGRGRALAGVLAAQPDVAIAYLCDVDEATIGPTSDNVAKSQQHAPKAIADFRRMLDDPAVDGVAIATPDHWHALATIHACAAGKHVLVEKPASHNVIEGQRMVAAARKHNRQVQVDTQRRSSASMKAMVDFLSSGGVGKLHFARSWITSRRENIGHAADEATPPGVDYDLWLGPAPARSFNRNHFHYRWHWFWDYGTGELGNNGVHGLDIARWGLGVDMPLSVVSSGAKQFFDDDQVTPDTQVVCYEFPGLTLVWEHRTWSPYGMNDSAFGVEFHGADGVVTTDGRTWWIHRPKEAKQSGFDGDSGYEPQHQRNWLDAIRGDAQLAADIEVGHISTSLCHIGNISQRLGRKLAWDAVTWKFAPADKDADALLGREYRAPWTLPSV; from the coding sequence ATGAATCGCCGCAAGTTTCTGGCAACTAGCTCGGCAGCCTTGGCCGCCACAGCAATTTCGCCCGTCGCGCTCCGCGCCGCCCGCAGTCCCAATGAGAAATTCACGCTCGGAGTCATGGGGCTGAACGGCCGGGGTCGAGCGTTGGCCGGGGTTCTGGCCGCGCAGCCGGACGTGGCGATTGCTTATCTGTGCGACGTCGACGAAGCCACGATCGGTCCAACCAGCGACAACGTTGCCAAGAGCCAGCAGCATGCTCCGAAGGCCATCGCGGATTTTCGCCGGATGCTGGATGATCCCGCGGTCGATGGCGTGGCGATCGCCACGCCCGACCATTGGCATGCCCTGGCCACGATTCACGCCTGCGCCGCCGGTAAACATGTCCTGGTCGAAAAGCCGGCCTCGCACAACGTCATCGAGGGGCAGCGTATGGTGGCCGCGGCACGGAAGCACAATCGGCAGGTCCAGGTCGATACGCAGCGCCGCTCGAGCGCCTCGATGAAGGCGATGGTCGATTTTCTTTCTTCCGGGGGCGTCGGCAAACTCCATTTCGCGCGCAGTTGGATTACCTCGCGCCGTGAAAATATCGGTCACGCCGCCGACGAAGCGACGCCACCCGGGGTCGACTACGACCTGTGGCTCGGACCGGCCCCGGCTCGTTCCTTTAATCGCAACCATTTCCATTATCGCTGGCACTGGTTCTGGGATTACGGTACCGGCGAATTAGGAAATAACGGGGTACATGGCCTTGATATCGCCCGCTGGGGTTTGGGGGTCGACATGCCGTTGTCGGTCGTCTCGAGCGGGGCAAAGCAGTTCTTCGACGACGACCAGGTCACACCTGACACACAAGTGGTGTGCTACGAGTTTCCCGGCCTGACTTTGGTCTGGGAGCATCGCACTTGGAGCCCCTACGGCATGAACGATTCGGCGTTCGGCGTCGAATTCCACGGCGCCGATGGAGTTGTCACAACCGATGGCCGCACGTGGTGGATCCACCGTCCGAAAGAAGCCAAACAATCGGGCTTCGACGGTGATTCCGGCTACGAGCCGCAACATCAGCGCAACTGGCTCGACGCGATCCGCGGCGATGCACAACTCGCGGCGGACATCGAAGTGGGGCACATCAGCACCTCGCTGTGCCACATCGGCAACATTTCACAGCGTCTCGGCCGCAAGCTGGCCTGGGATGCCGTGACTTGGAAATTCGCTCCGGCGGATAAAGATGCCGATGCGCTGCTCGGGCGCGAATATCGCGCGCCCTGGACGCTGCCCTCGGTGTGA
- the proC gene encoding pyrroline-5-carboxylate reductase, producing MTNPRFGFIGAGRMATALARGFVRAKLASVDRIVASDPYAAAGERFTADTGCRFVASNLDVLANSDVIFLAIKPQQMTPVMAELHGAAKRDHLVISIAAGVPLAALAAGLGNAPRLVRVMPNTPCLVGAGASGYCLGPNATADDAHLVGRLLGAVGTAHQVEESLLDAVTGLSGSGPAFVYVLIEALSDGGVKVGLPRDIALALAAQTVRGAAEMVLATGDHPGVLKDAVASPGGTTIAGLAALESAGARAAMIAAVEAATRRSAELGALSKSKSL from the coding sequence ATGACGAATCCTCGGTTTGGTTTCATCGGCGCTGGCCGAATGGCAACGGCGCTCGCTCGAGGTTTCGTCCGGGCGAAGCTAGCCTCTGTGGATCGGATCGTAGCAAGCGATCCCTATGCAGCCGCCGGCGAACGGTTCACCGCCGACACCGGCTGTCGCTTTGTTGCCAGTAACCTGGACGTACTCGCCAATTCCGACGTTATTTTTCTGGCGATTAAGCCGCAGCAAATGACGCCTGTCATGGCGGAGTTGCACGGCGCGGCAAAACGCGACCATCTGGTCATCTCGATTGCGGCCGGAGTGCCGCTTGCGGCGCTCGCGGCGGGGCTCGGGAATGCGCCAAGGCTCGTGCGCGTTATGCCGAATACTCCCTGTCTTGTCGGCGCTGGTGCCAGTGGCTACTGCCTTGGACCCAATGCGACGGCCGACGATGCGCATCTGGTCGGCAGGTTGCTCGGCGCGGTCGGTACCGCTCACCAGGTTGAAGAGTCCTTGCTAGATGCCGTAACGGGCCTGTCCGGATCGGGCCCGGCATTCGTCTACGTCTTGATCGAAGCATTGAGCGACGGCGGCGTGAAAGTCGGTTTGCCGCGCGATATCGCGCTGGCCCTGGCCGCCCAAACAGTTCGCGGCGCCGCTGAAATGGTGCTGGCCACCGGTGATCATCCGGGTGTCCTCAAGGACGCCGTCGCTAGTCCCGGCGGCACGACGATCGCAGGCCTGGCAGCGTTGGAATCGGCCGGCGCGCGGGCTGCCATGATTGCCGCGGTCGAGGCCGCCACGCGGCGTAGCGCCGAGCTGGGGGCCCTGTCAAAATCCAAGAGCCTGTGA
- a CDS encoding thioredoxin family protein yields MLAVRCWRSALVVLLLGSRCLAAPGGFTWESDLEAAKQTAARTNRLVVIHFGAPWCQPCQQLERDVFSQPGFGSDLTANYVGVKLNYDSFPATARQYGVQSIPTDVVITPQGQLIERVQSPLSSTEYSTSLTRVANAARGGQSPAGAQAQSAGLVQSSGPAAGAASNPTSGGRYADYFNQPKAPTIDPNNNPYTQASQAQTAPPPSAAPPADPYAGPQLAAATAPPAQPGAMAPGATMGNPSGAAKPSAQLATAPPQLPPGNAPLGLDGFCPVALSERHAWVPGDLRWGMQHHGRTYLFAGPEEQQRFQANPDRYSPVMAGNDPVLALDQGQNLPGSRMYGVSYADHVYLFTSEQTLQMFQQNPKRYAAEAVQARH; encoded by the coding sequence ATGCTTGCGGTTCGCTGCTGGCGTTCGGCTCTAGTGGTTTTGTTACTGGGATCGCGCTGCCTGGCGGCCCCGGGTGGCTTTACGTGGGAGTCCGATCTCGAGGCGGCCAAACAAACGGCCGCCCGCACCAATCGCCTGGTGGTCATCCATTTTGGCGCGCCCTGGTGCCAGCCCTGCCAGCAGCTGGAACGCGACGTCTTCAGTCAGCCGGGCTTCGGCAGCGATCTGACGGCCAACTACGTGGGCGTGAAGCTCAACTACGACTCGTTTCCTGCCACGGCCCGACAGTATGGCGTGCAGTCGATTCCGACCGACGTCGTGATCACGCCGCAGGGGCAGTTGATCGAACGTGTACAAAGCCCGCTCTCGAGTACGGAATATTCCACATCACTGACGCGTGTGGCCAATGCGGCTCGCGGCGGTCAGTCCCCCGCAGGGGCACAAGCTCAATCGGCGGGCCTGGTTCAATCTTCTGGCCCAGCGGCAGGGGCTGCTTCGAATCCAACCAGCGGCGGTCGTTACGCGGATTATTTCAATCAGCCGAAAGCGCCCACGATCGATCCGAACAACAACCCGTACACTCAGGCCTCGCAAGCGCAGACGGCTCCGCCGCCGAGCGCGGCGCCTCCGGCGGATCCTTATGCGGGACCTCAACTCGCGGCAGCTACTGCGCCGCCGGCTCAGCCTGGCGCGATGGCGCCCGGTGCCACGATGGGAAATCCAAGCGGTGCCGCGAAGCCGTCGGCGCAACTGGCGACTGCACCACCGCAACTTCCGCCCGGCAATGCGCCGTTGGGTCTGGATGGTTTTTGCCCGGTCGCATTATCGGAGAGGCATGCTTGGGTGCCAGGCGACTTACGCTGGGGAATGCAACATCACGGTCGCACCTACTTATTTGCCGGACCTGAAGAGCAGCAACGGTTTCAGGCGAATCCCGACCGCTACAGCCCGGTGATGGCGGGCAATGATCCGGTTCTGGCGTTGGATCAAGGACAGAATCTGCCGGGCAGCCGCATGTATGGCGTTTCGTACGCCGATCACGTGTATCTGTTCACCAGCGAGCAGACTCTGCAGATGTTCCAGCAGAATCCGAAGCGCTACGCCGCCGAGGCCGTGCAAGCGCGCCACTAG
- a CDS encoding SGNH/GDSL hydrolase family protein, whose translation MQIDSSNAPYDSSGKAADGSQLAPKRKHCCAHLASKLALSLAAVVFALLAAEGVTRLFSHVVPPLLCNDAKVGMIYCPNFAGSVYIPESDRDVLLRFNHHGMRGPDVPYEKRPGVRRIAVVGDSMIAAVATDEDKTLVCRLADRLNASPADARFEVLNFGISASSTGQELVLYRELVRKFQPDIVICAFCVANDFGDNCQRLTSNRGRIYFDVNDDGELVQIPLVPGRAQLNSWLNRYSRFYVWQKDATQRAINIVRGRALSLATRAGHDISSVESGGIGIFCTAPGENLAHAWKITETLVQTMAQEVRADGTDFLLAVIPFGVQIYDDTWPEIVAAAARQSMEQRFPDQRLAAIAQAADFPLILMTDRFRAAAPHHSQAFDDELLHYGALGHLNDRGNDLAAEVVYQALKLRQATIAAQHMPGREKTRR comes from the coding sequence ATGCAAATCGATTCCAGCAATGCGCCTTACGACTCATCGGGTAAGGCCGCCGATGGTTCGCAACTCGCACCTAAGAGGAAGCACTGCTGCGCGCATTTGGCGTCGAAGCTCGCCCTGTCACTAGCCGCGGTCGTTTTCGCACTGCTGGCCGCCGAAGGCGTGACGCGCCTTTTCTCGCACGTCGTGCCCCCTCTACTTTGCAACGACGCGAAGGTCGGCATGATTTATTGCCCCAACTTTGCCGGCTCGGTCTATATTCCCGAGTCGGATCGTGACGTCCTTTTGCGTTTCAATCACCACGGCATGCGCGGTCCGGATGTTCCGTACGAAAAGCGTCCCGGCGTGCGGCGCATCGCGGTCGTGGGGGACTCGATGATCGCGGCCGTCGCGACCGACGAAGACAAGACACTCGTATGCCGGCTTGCTGACCGGTTGAACGCCTCGCCGGCAGATGCACGATTCGAAGTGCTGAATTTCGGGATCTCGGCCTCGAGCACCGGACAGGAACTGGTGCTTTATCGAGAGCTGGTGCGCAAGTTCCAGCCCGATATCGTCATTTGCGCGTTCTGCGTGGCCAACGATTTCGGCGATAACTGCCAACGCCTGACCAGCAACCGTGGACGTATCTATTTCGATGTGAATGACGACGGCGAGCTCGTTCAAATTCCACTCGTGCCGGGCCGTGCGCAACTCAATTCATGGCTCAATCGTTACAGCCGCTTTTACGTCTGGCAGAAAGACGCCACGCAGCGAGCGATCAACATCGTCCGCGGACGAGCGCTCAGCCTGGCCACCCGCGCTGGCCATGACATTAGCTCCGTTGAATCGGGCGGGATCGGCATCTTCTGCACCGCGCCGGGCGAAAACCTGGCCCACGCCTGGAAAATCACCGAGACGCTCGTGCAGACAATGGCACAAGAAGTCCGTGCCGACGGCACCGATTTCTTGCTCGCCGTCATCCCGTTTGGCGTGCAGATCTACGACGATACCTGGCCCGAGATCGTCGCGGCCGCGGCAAGACAGTCGATGGAACAGCGCTTTCCCGATCAACGGCTCGCCGCGATCGCTCAGGCGGCTGACTTTCCATTGATCTTGATGACCGACCGATTTCGCGCCGCGGCGCCGCATCATTCTCAGGCCTTCGATGACGAGCTGCTGCACTATGGTGCCCTGGGCCATTTGAACGATCGCGGCAATGACCTGGCTGCCGAGGTCGTCTATCAGGCCTTAAAACTACGGCAGGCAACAATCGCGGCACAGCATATGCCCGGCCGCGAAAAGACGCGTCGCTGA
- the glpK gene encoding glycerol kinase GlpK — protein MGKYVLALDQGTTSSRAIIFGHDGRIVASSQEEFEQILPRPGIVEHDPEAIWTTQLDVAKAAIAAAQLAPSDIAAIGVTNQRETTILWERATGRAVANAIVWQSRVSADICDRLKADGLAETIRRKTGLVVDAYFSGSKIKYLLDTIPGLRRGAEAGEILFGTVDSYLIWRLTGGQIHATDVSNASRTMIFNIHTLDWDDELLKLLDIPRKMLPEVRESSEVYGETRSELFGAPITIAGNAGDQQAATFGQACFSVGAAKNTYGTGCFMLLNTGEKAVDSQQNLLTTIGWKIGGRVTYCLEGSVFVAGAVVQWLRDGLGIIESSADVEALAQSVPDADGVYFVPAFVGLGAPYWDPYARGAILGLSRGTKAAHIARAAVDSMAYQSRDLLEAMQKDAGIELKELKVDGGASVNNALMQFQADVLGVKVRRPVVSETTALGAAYLAGLAVGVWQDAADVTRNWALEKEFDPHIDGATRHRLFTGWQKAVARARDWHDD, from the coding sequence ATGGGCAAGTATGTCTTGGCGCTCGACCAGGGAACGACTTCGAGTCGCGCCATTATCTTTGGCCATGATGGGCGGATCGTCGCCAGCTCACAGGAAGAGTTCGAACAGATCCTGCCCAGGCCAGGCATCGTCGAGCATGATCCGGAAGCGATCTGGACCACGCAGCTCGACGTTGCCAAAGCTGCGATCGCTGCCGCACAGCTCGCCCCATCCGACATTGCCGCCATCGGTGTCACGAATCAGCGCGAGACGACGATTCTCTGGGAGCGTGCGACCGGCCGCGCGGTGGCCAATGCGATCGTCTGGCAAAGCCGCGTGTCGGCCGACATCTGTGATCGCCTCAAGGCTGACGGACTTGCCGAAACGATTCGCCGCAAGACCGGGCTGGTCGTCGACGCCTATTTTTCGGGCTCGAAGATCAAGTACTTACTCGACACCATTCCCGGCCTGCGCCGTGGGGCCGAGGCCGGCGAGATCCTCTTCGGCACTGTCGATTCGTACTTGATTTGGCGGCTAACCGGCGGACAGATCCACGCCACGGATGTCAGTAACGCGAGCCGCACGATGATCTTCAACATTCACACCCTCGATTGGGACGACGAGTTGCTAAAGCTCCTCGACATTCCGCGCAAAATGCTTCCCGAGGTGCGTGAATCATCCGAGGTTTACGGCGAAACCAGATCGGAACTCTTCGGCGCGCCGATCACGATTGCCGGTAACGCCGGCGACCAACAGGCAGCCACCTTCGGCCAGGCGTGCTTCTCTGTCGGAGCCGCGAAGAATACATATGGCACCGGTTGCTTCATGCTGCTCAACACGGGCGAGAAAGCGGTCGACTCCCAGCAGAATCTACTCACGACGATCGGCTGGAAAATCGGCGGCCGCGTGACCTACTGTCTCGAGGGTTCGGTGTTCGTCGCCGGCGCGGTCGTACAGTGGCTACGCGACGGTTTGGGCATAATCGAGTCCTCGGCCGACGTCGAAGCGCTCGCCCAATCGGTCCCTGACGCGGATGGGGTTTATTTTGTGCCCGCCTTCGTTGGATTAGGGGCGCCCTATTGGGACCCTTACGCGCGCGGCGCAATCCTTGGATTATCGCGCGGCACGAAGGCGGCGCACATTGCCCGCGCGGCCGTCGATTCGATGGCGTATCAGTCGCGCGACTTACTCGAGGCCATGCAGAAGGATGCCGGGATCGAGCTCAAGGAATTGAAGGTCGATGGCGGCGCCAGCGTCAACAACGCATTGATGCAATTTCAGGCCGACGTCTTGGGCGTCAAAGTACGCCGTCCCGTCGTCTCGGAAACAACCGCCCTTGGCGCCGCTTACTTGGCAGGCCTGGCCGTCGGCGTATGGCAAGACGCAGCCGATGTGACGCGCAATTGGGCGCTCGAAAAAGAGTTCGATCCCCATATCGACGGTGCAACACGGCATCGCCTTTTTACCGGTTGGCAAAAGGCCGTGGCCCGCGCGCGGGATTGGCACGACGATTAA
- the rho gene encoding transcription termination factor Rho yields the protein MTKKKRGRGRGRQGGGGGGGGGGGGGGHFHNNGHRGRGGHRPRPVNGERPYYPAPEQPDNGEPIPLEPASGVLELHPNGYGFLRDPNNNYQRERTDPFVPGTMIDKYRLREGVLVNGMVQHSRKQEGPRLKEIIDIDGMKPEDYPLVKNFDGLTPINPESWLRLETGGQPLSPRVMDLLTPLGKGQRALIVAPPRTGKTILLQQISQAISANYPEVKLFVLLVDERPEEVTDMRRSVQGEVIASSLDRDVESHVRLSQLVVERCKRLVEMGQDVFLLMDSITRMARAFNKWVGNTGRTMSGGVDIKALDIPKKLFATARVFEEGGSLTIVATALVDTGSRMDELIFQEFKGTGNMELVLDRKLADRRVWPAIDISQSGTRREEKLLEPDTLHAVTMLRRTLSSMHHVDAMEQLTKQLGKFKSNKDFIALIAGSRVAD from the coding sequence ATGACGAAAAAGAAGCGCGGCCGTGGACGTGGGCGGCAAGGTGGGGGCGGTGGCGGTGGAGGAGGCGGGGGGGGCGGCGGCCACTTCCATAACAATGGGCATCGTGGCCGTGGCGGGCATCGCCCGCGACCAGTCAACGGCGAACGTCCCTATTACCCCGCGCCCGAGCAACCCGACAACGGCGAGCCCATTCCTCTGGAACCGGCCTCCGGCGTCCTGGAGTTGCACCCCAACGGCTATGGCTTCCTGCGCGACCCCAACAACAACTACCAGCGCGAACGGACCGACCCCTTCGTGCCGGGCACGATGATCGACAAGTACCGCCTGCGCGAAGGGGTACTCGTCAACGGCATGGTGCAGCACAGCCGCAAGCAAGAGGGCCCGCGGCTGAAAGAGATCATCGATATCGACGGCATGAAGCCCGAGGATTATCCCCTCGTCAAGAACTTCGACGGCCTCACACCAATCAATCCCGAATCGTGGCTACGTCTCGAGACCGGCGGTCAACCGTTGAGTCCGCGCGTGATGGACCTGCTGACCCCGCTCGGCAAGGGCCAACGAGCCCTGATCGTGGCTCCGCCGCGCACCGGCAAGACGATTCTTCTGCAGCAAATCAGCCAGGCTATCTCGGCCAATTACCCCGAGGTCAAGCTGTTCGTGCTGCTGGTCGACGAGCGGCCCGAAGAAGTCACCGACATGCGCCGCAGCGTGCAGGGCGAGGTCATCGCCAGCAGCTTGGATCGTGACGTCGAAAGTCACGTGCGGCTGTCACAATTGGTGGTCGAGCGGTGCAAGCGGTTGGTCGAAATGGGGCAAGACGTGTTCTTGCTGATGGATTCGATCACGCGCATGGCCCGCGCCTTCAATAAGTGGGTCGGCAATACCGGCCGTACCATGTCGGGCGGCGTCGACATCAAGGCTCTCGACATTCCCAAGAAGCTGTTCGCCACGGCCCGCGTATTCGAAGAAGGGGGCTCACTGACGATCGTTGCTACGGCCCTGGTCGATACGGGCAGCCGGATGGATGAACTGATCTTCCAAGAGTTCAAGGGGACCGGCAACATGGAATTGGTCCTCGATCGCAAGCTGGCCGATCGGCGCGTTTGGCCCGCGATCGACATCTCGCAATCGGGCACGCGGCGCGAAGAAAAGCTGCTCGAACCCGACACCTTGCACGCCGTCACCATGCTGCGTCGCACGCTGTCGAGCATGCATCATGTCGATGCGATGGAGCAGCTCACCAAGCAGTTGGGCAAGTTCAAGTCGAACAAAGACTTCATTGCACTGATTGCCGGTTCACGCGTTGCCGACTAA
- the hemQ gene encoding hydrogen peroxide-dependent heme synthase has translation MSHAPTESSEVSLQPSEGWHCSHLFYRFDRGVLAALSPDAVRTGREEIAALLNPEVAGGPARLQTSIVSGHKADFALMVLDPNPLVVDGLHERLLASRLGPAIVPTYSFVSMTEVSEYVPSVEQYGERLVKEGEDPNGPAYKAKLKAYESREEMMRRQRLTPELPPWPNTCFYPMNKKRKVGENWFLLDFAERSRLMSEHARSGMKFGGRVTQLITVSVGLDDWEWGVTLWARRPEFLKEIVYTMRFDEASARYAEFGPFYTSYITTADKLLDHCRVGI, from the coding sequence ATGAGTCATGCCCCTACCGAAAGCTCGGAAGTTTCGCTCCAGCCCAGCGAGGGTTGGCACTGCAGTCATCTTTTTTATCGGTTCGATCGCGGCGTGCTTGCCGCGCTGTCGCCCGACGCTGTGCGGACCGGGCGCGAAGAAATCGCCGCCTTATTGAATCCCGAAGTTGCCGGCGGGCCTGCGCGGTTGCAAACCTCGATCGTGTCAGGACACAAGGCCGATTTCGCCCTGATGGTGCTCGATCCCAATCCGTTGGTGGTCGATGGCTTGCACGAACGCCTGCTGGCCAGCCGCCTCGGTCCGGCGATCGTGCCGACGTACTCGTTTGTCTCGATGACCGAAGTCTCGGAATACGTCCCCTCGGTCGAGCAATATGGTGAGCGTTTGGTCAAAGAGGGAGAAGACCCCAACGGTCCGGCCTACAAAGCGAAACTGAAGGCGTACGAATCGCGTGAAGAGATGATGCGCCGCCAGCGACTGACACCCGAATTGCCCCCCTGGCCCAACACCTGCTTCTATCCGATGAACAAAAAGCGCAAGGTTGGCGAAAATTGGTTCCTACTCGATTTCGCCGAGCGCAGCCGATTGATGTCCGAGCACGCTCGCAGCGGCATGAAGTTCGGCGGCCGCGTGACGCAGTTGATCACGGTCTCGGTCGGGCTCGACGATTGGGAATGGGGCGTCACCCTCTGGGCCCGCCGGCCCGAGTTCCTCAAGGAAATCGTCTACACGATGCGATTCGACGAGGCGAGCGCCCGTTACGCCGAGTTTGGCCCGTTCTACACCAGCTACATCACGACCGCCGACAAGCTGCTCGACCACTGCCGTGTCGGCATCTAG